A single window of Anopheles moucheti chromosome 2, idAnoMoucSN_F20_07, whole genome shotgun sequence DNA harbors:
- the LOC128297009 gene encoding peroxisomal biogenesis factor 3 has product MLSRIKDFLYRHRRKFITTGVVIGGSVFLLKWLQYKLRELQERHAKEIGEKLKRMQHYECTDRTCNQTILGIAPSLSDKIVQNLQTDDILAKLRSNPDNKLELWEELRIVAFTRLITVVYGASMLAVTLRVQINILGGYLYKAAVEEESGQQQSKTLEVQTAYLSLIQHFMRDGIVRLIEVIRPNVATVMQRYKLKQQLTLADTETLLWSIEMALNNEKGNPIENMASYTLPNPGVTLASVDGALNSMFQETLDVLESMESTQVGLANISIGFSKVMDKLAEYYMTSGTSGPNKNSNSNLNVESIANINGITISLAKLIPIVNGLANKVTLPANGGMVSNGLVPSLPGETDLMSSMIVHFLHSEKLRTLGANVYETFCH; this is encoded by the coding sequence ATGTTGTCGAGGATTAAGGATTTTCTCTACCGACACCGGAGGAAATTCATCACCACCGGCGTGGTAATTGGTGGTAGCGTGTTCCTGCTGAAATGGTTACAGTACAAGCTGCGGGAGCTTCAAGAACGACACGCGAAGGAAATTGGTGAGAAATTAAAACGCATGCAGCATTACGAGTGCACTGATCGTACGTGCAATCAAACGATTCTGGGGATAGCGCCAAGCTTGTCGGACAAAATAGTTCAAAATCTCCAAACGGACGATATACTGGCAAAGCTGCGTTCCAATCCGGACAACAAGCTGGAGCTTTGGGAAGAACTTCGAATCGTTGCCTTCACGCGGCTCATAACGGTCGTCTACGGAGCATCGATGCTGGCCGTAACGTTGAGGGTGCAGATCAACATCCTCGGGGGTTACTTGTACAAAGCTGCCGTAGAGGAGGAGAGTGGCCAGCAGCAATCGAAAACGCTCGAAGTGCAGACGGCGTATCTTTCCCTGATACAGCACTTTATGCGAGATGGTATCGTACGTCTGATCGAAGTTATCCGCCCGAACGTGGCCACCGTGATGCAGCGATACAAATTAAAGCAGCAGCTCACATTAGCCGACACGGAAACGCTGCTCTGGTCGATCGAAATGGCGTTGAACAACGAGAAAGGAAACCCGATCGAAAACATGGCTTCGTACACCTTGCCGAATCCCGGTGTCACGCTGGCCAGCGTTGACGGTGCACTCAACAGTATGTTCCAGGAAACGTTAGACGTATTGGAGAGTATGGAATCCACACAAGTGGGTCTAGCGAACATAAGCATAGGCTTTTCGAAGGTTATGGATAAACTGGCCGAATACTACATGACGTCCGGCACCAGTGGTCCGAACAAAAATTCCAATTCTAACCTGAACGTGGAAAGTATCGCCAACATCAATGGAATAACAATTTCTCTCGCTAAGCTGATACCGATTGTGAATGGGCTCGCAAATAAGGTGACCCTACCGGCAAACGGCGGAATGGTCAGCAACGGGTTGGTACCTTCGCTACCAGGCGAGACGGACCTGATGTCGTCCATGATTGTGCATTTTCTACACTCGGAAAAGCTTCGAACGCTTGGGGCCAACGTTTACGAAACATTCTGTCATTAG
- the LOC128310027 gene encoding actin-interacting protein 1, whose amino-acid sequence MAYSNKFIYATLPRTQRGQPIVLGGDPKGKNFLYTNGHSVIIRNIDNPEIADIYTEHSCAVNVAKYSPSGFYIASGDQSGKIRIWDTVNKEHILKNEFQPIGGPIKDISWSPDSQRIVIVGEGRERFGHVFMAETGTSVGEISGQSKPINSCDFRPARPFRIITGSEDNTIGVFEGPPFKFKMTKQDHTRFVQAVKYSPSGHLFASAGFDGKVFIYDGTTSELVGEVGSPAHSGGVYGVAWKPDGTQLLTCSGDKSCKLWDVETRTLVSEFPMGNTVDDQQVSCLWQGNHVLSVSLSGFINYLDVNNPTKPLRVVKGHNKPITVLTLSDDRSTIYTGSHDGAVTNWNSGSGTNDRVAGVGHGNQINDIRAAGDFVYTAGIDDSIKQISVEGNTYTGVDAKLACQPRGMDILKEGNTVVVGCVKDITVLQDNRKVSSLPISYESSSVSINPETMDVAVGGDDSKVHVYALSGGQLTHKLDLEHLGPVTDVRYSPDNKLLVACDANRKVILYSVAEYKPAHNKEWGFHNARVNCVAFSPNSELVASGSLDTTIIIWFVNSPAKHTIIKNAHPQSQITGLVWLDNETLISTGQDCNTKVWNIENVA is encoded by the exons ATGGCCTATTCAAATA AGTTTATTTATGCGACATTGCCCCGAACACAGCGTGGCCAACCGATCGTGCTGGGAGGAGATCCGAAGGGCAAGAACTTCCTCTACACCAATGGACATTCTGTGATTATTCGCAACATCGAT aaTCCGGAAATTGCCGACATCTACACGGAACACTCGTGCGCGGTAAATGTGGCCAAGTATTCGCCGAGCGGGTTTTACATTGCGTCCGGCGATCAGTCGGGTAAAATTCGCATCTGGGATACGGTGAACAAGGAGCACATACTGAAGAATGAGTTCCAACCGATCGGTGGTCCTATTAAGGACATTTCCTGGTCACCGGACAGCCAGCGGATCGTGATTGTGGGCGAAGGGCGGGAACGTTTCGGGCACGTGTTTATGGCGGAAACGGGTACCTCAGTGGGTGAGATTTCCGGCCAGTCGAAACCGATTAATTCGTGCGACTTTCGACCGGCTCGTCCATTCCGAATCATTACCGGGAGCGAAGATAACACGATCGGGGTGTTTGAGGGACCACCGTTCAAGTTCAAGATGACGAAGCAAGATCACACCCGATTTGTGCAGGCGGTCAAGTACTCTCCAAGCGGGCATCTGTTTGCTTCCGCCGGGTTCGATGGCAAGGTGTTCATCTACGACGGTACAACCTCGGAACTGGTTGGTGAGGTTGGCTCCCCGGCCCACAGTGGCGGTGTGTATGGAGTGGCCTGGAAACCGGACGGTACGCAGCTGCTTACCTGTTCCGGTGACAAGTCCTGCAAGCTGTGGGACGTCGAAACGCGCACCCTCGTTAGTGAGTTTCCCATGGGCAACACGGTAGACGATCAGCAGGTGTCCTGTTTGTGGCAAGGAAACCACGTCCTGTCGGTGTCACTGTCCGGTTTTATCAACTACCTCGATGTGAACAATCCCACCAAACCGTTGCGTGTCGTTAAAGGTCACAACAAACCGATCACGGTGCTGACGCTAAGTGACGATCGTAGCACGATCTATACGGGCAGCCATGACGGTGCGGTCACGAACTGGAATTCGGGCAGTGGTACGAATGACCGTGTGGCGGGTGTTGGCCACGGTAATCAGATCAACGATATAAGGGCGGCCGGTGACTTTGTGTACACCGCCGGAATTGATGattcgatcaagcagatcagCGTCGAGGGTAATACGTACACGGGTGTGGATGCTAAGCTCGCCTGTCAACCGCGTGGTATGGACATTCTGAAGGAGGGCAATACGGTTGTGGTTGGGTGCGTGAAGGACATTACTGTGCTGCAGGACAACCGGAAGGTGTCATCGTTGCCGATAAGCTACGAGTCGAGTAGCGTTAGCATTAACCCGGAGACGATGGATGTGGCTGTAGGTGGTGATGATAGTAAGGTGCACGTGTACGCACTGAGCGGCGGTCAGTTGACGCATAAACTGGACTTGGAACATCTGGGACCGGTGACGGATGTGCGCTATTCGCCCGACAACAAGCTGTTGGTGGCCTGCGATGCTAACAGAAAGGTGATTCTTTACAGTGTGGCTGAGTATAAG CCTGCTCACAACAAGGAATGGGGCTTCCATAATGCACGTGTCAACTGTGTAGCATTCTCGCCAAATTCGGAACTTGTCGCCAGTGGTTCCCTCGATACGACCATCATCATTTGGTTCGTAAACAGCCCGGCTAAGCACACGATCATCAAGA ATGCCCATCCACAGTCGCAAATTACGGGTCTGGTGTGGCTGGATAACGAAACACTAATCTCGACCGGTCAGGACTGTAACACAAAGGTTTGGAACATTGAGAATGTTGCATAA